The genomic region tcaaacttaaaaaaatctttaagttaatataaaaaagaaaattgaaaaaataatgcacccatagaaaattccTAAAATTTGTGGATTTTgtagcgccacctggcgggaatGTCctgaaacatcataatttcatgtaatataatagtattacacgatattacaatgaaaaaattgcaaaacatttgattccgaattttatcccggcaatttgctctttttgcTCCATAGTGCAGTGGTGTGACCGACTGAATGGTAAAACGAGAGTGGTATGTTGTTTTGAATGATTTGAGACAATTTTTGCCAGGGGACGTCTTTATACATTTGGGTTGAATTTACGAGCAGAAGGAAGGGTCTGAGGGAATTTTTGTGGAACTTCAAAAGTTGGTGCGGTTGCACCATGGGTTCTGCCGCAGGTACAAGAAGTAAAagccagttttatttttcggtagCATGCATCAACCAAACCGATTGCCACCACTTCTACTCACCCTGGCCACTTCATCGCCTTCTCAGTGTATTGCACCGCCACCTTTGCGCTTAAGCGCCCCGTCGCCATTGCATTTAAATACACCATCACAATTGCATATAAGCGCGCCGCAACTGTTGTGTTATAGAGCATCGTCAGTTGCGCATTTTAACGCACCGTCGCTTTTGCGTCCAAGCGCACAATCACCTTTGCCACCGTTAATCTCAACCGAAACACCGCCGCTACATTATTTTGTTGCATGGTCTGAGCCATCAACGCTGGTTCCACAAGGAGCAAGGCTCGAAGCTGCCCGTCCCGCGACATTCTCAACGCCGGTTGCGATTGGAGCAAGGCTCGAAGCTGCTACCCGTCCTGCGATACCCGTAACGCCGGTTTCGCAACGAGCAAGGATACCCTGAACGCCGGTTGCGCAAGGGAGTAGCACCTTCGTCAGGCTCGTAGCTGATACTGTTGCTGCACCAACGTTGTGCTCGAGTCGCATGTAGATTGCGGCTcatcaaacaaaccgaaatcaGAACCTTTCAGGACAAAATGTAAACCTTTCGGCATCAGGTGCACCGATGCACCGGAAACGAGACGTTTAGGCATGCGTGGCACGATTGCGGTTCCACGCATGAagcgaacgaaggaaaatagTTAAGCGACAATTGTCATACCAAGAGGACTAGGATAATGAGTCTTTTTCCTATTCCAATAAGAACAATGCACATTCAACGCGTGGGAATATCCGTCCCACACATACTATCACAATCTATGTAAACATCACTCCATACCTGGAAGAAATTCTGGTATAAAAGGAGCTACAATTTAGAAATAAATTTAGTGTTAACTCAAACTCCGACTAGAGTAACCTCGTTGGTTTTTATCTGTTCTCACTCACTGCCATATCCGAAAGCTCGAAGCACCCAGTCTTCCTTTTCACAGAATAGGCCTCCACCACACGCAGAGGCAACTAGCTGAAAAGTAATAGAGATCCAGGGACTTTGACAATTTGCCGGCAGAAACATAACTTCCCGTTGCACACCGATAACCAAGCAAGGAGGTCTTCCTTCGCGGGACTTACTTGGTTAGACGTGAAATTAACAGATACGGAagatccttttggttttggtCTGCCTCCAATCAGGCGCCCTCACATATCCACCATCCCAATGGAGCAACTAACTTCCTCTCATCTTCCTCCTagttctcctcctcctccgtctCGTTCCGATATTCTTTTGATCAGTCCAGCTGCGCAGTGTCTTTGTGAAAGAGAAATCCGCGACTTGAAGCGAAGAGTAGTCGACTTGCAAGTTGCATTGGAGCAATCCGTGACAATTCTAACGCTCGACCGCTCCGTGACTCGTCTCTCGAGTTTTGTTAAACTTGAGTcaaaagagcagcttgatgatTTCGAGGTACGCCTTCGCAGGGATGCTTCATTTGCCGATGAAACGGTTGCGCATTTGAAACAGGGTATCTTGAGTTGCGATGCAAAAACTCGCATCGTAAGAAGTATAGATACCCTTTTCAGTCGCCCACTTTTCGCGGAGTGCAGCTGGACTAGAGTTGGGCGTCATCATCCTAAGATTCCTTTCACTCCTACACAAATATATTTAATCTGTTATGCCGGGTAGCTGGAAAAGAAGATGCGGCTTCCAAAGTTTTTGTCGAGAAGGTTTTGCGTAGCCGGTTGAAGCAGGCGGCGGCTCGAGTAAATTTTAACCCAGGTAGGGTTGCGTTTTGCAAACATTACCGGAGGCAATGAAGatacaacaataataacattCATCAAGAAATAATATATAAGAAGAAAGTCCTTTAGACCAAACTTGATGCTATATTCATATCCCGTATACAAGGAAAGgattatgaaaaattcatGGAAAGTGGaatcaaacgaaaaagaaataagttatgaaatacaaaacaatattATAACTAAAAAAGCCGGTTGTgtattttctgttcttttataCATGGCACATATTTTATCATGGCAGCAATCGTCGAGTGACTCCGTGATCGATAAGATACAGCCGGTCAGCTACGATCATATCTTTGAGAATATCGAACCCATTCAAATCTAGAGGTTGGGATCGATCGTTTTACGTCTTTCGATGCTCGGGATCGCCATTTTCGGAGAATACCTCATGAGTCTTAGCAGATGCTTTCTCTACTGGATTAACAGTTGTACCGTACATTTGGTTGTACTCTCCGCAAATACATTTTTGGCTTCCATTCAACGAGTTGTGACCGAAAAGGATCACGATAAGTGAATTGTTACTCGAGCAATAAGACCGTTAAATGTATTCCTTCGTTGATAACCACATTTGCCTCTTCGACGAAAGGACGTAGGACCTCTTCTACACCTTgtggttttttatttccatggaACACAAAAACATACATCGGTTTGATATTTAACAGTGGCAAAGTCCGTTGTACCACAATTTGCCACCTGACACTTTGCTAATTCCTGTAGCTTTCTGTTGGTATTTGCAGGGTTCTTGGATCCCTTGGCAACTCAAACTCAGACACCTTTTTACCCATGATAGGTAGGACATTACGGATGTTTCCAGCTCCACATCGTTCAGCACAACCCACATGCGAAAGCAGGTCGTCGAGCTCGTAGGCAGAAACATGCACCACTTCTTCTTCACTATCACAAGGGACGAAAGAAGTTCTATCTTGCGTAATTCACTTTCTATCTGCCTTACACGTTTTGCATGGCTACCCGTTACACGTTGTTGAACAAATCGATATTGTCATCTGCCATTTTCAAACCAGTACTTTTACCGTCGCTGGCTTTTGACTATCTGATAAATCGCAGGGTATAGTACAACTTTCGTTGAATATTGCTTTCGTAATGACACTCATTAAAAAATGAGTTCTTTTTATATCTTACACAGGCAAGTATCTATGGTAAAATAACATATTACCTGAACATGAGATGAGTTGTAACTTAAAGTAGCGGATAAACATGTATTTTTGTCGACATGGGTAATTTTTACatcaatttttcatatatgCTTAAATAGTTTTAGGTAGAGGTCGTCAGTGTCGTGTTCAGGGAAGTTTCGTTTAATTACCTAGTGTTAAAACTTatatagattttatttttcggtttcgtcAGATAGTGTTGGTAGAGCGATAAAAATGTGATATGGGCtttaatgattgtttttaatttttaatcctCCGTATTCCTCCTTTCCTTTTCTATACCAACTTTGTCTTTGTGAGAACGTACGGCAAAGCTGCAAATGCATTTAAAACCATGGATCTTAGCCCGTTCATAACTTCGTCAATTATTATTTCGtattaacatttttgtttctatgaTATGATCCGTACTGtttataaaacaacaacagtacAAGCAAGCCGCGGTGCGCGACTCATTGCATACAGTTTcaggttttgatttttcatcgtttccaGTTCTTACATCACGATGCATTGAGCTCAGTAAAACGAAATTATATTTAGTTTTACCTTGATATACTGTAAGAGTTGTGTCGTCGCTTATGAACGCTTTGGTGATGTAAAGTTtctcttttgctttctttacGCAGATCGGCACTTCCCTTCTAGCCTTGTTGACTGTGCCAACTAAGCTAGTTTTTTTAGATTTCATAAACTTCGCTAATTCTAAGGAGATGAAAAAATTATCTCAAGTtacgtttctttttctgtttagGTACGGATCTACTTACTTTTTTAATACAAAATCTCCGAGTCTCTCCTCCGCAGGAcgttcatatttttttccgaGATTAGGAAAAGGATAAAGATTTAGAATCTACGTCAACAGCCATCCAATACTTTTGCCCGCACTTATCGGGCTTCGATACCATAAACTGGGTAAATGGGCAGCTTGTCTTGGATGGAAACAATTGCTCATCGACAGAAATATGAGGACCCGGGACGTAATAACTTTGACAGTTTGATACAAATCTTGAAAACACATCTGATATCAGGGCAAATTTGTTGGTTTGCAATCGTTCCGATCTAGTCGATTTCATGAATTTCATAATCTCGCAAAACCTATTTCGCAGAATGGAAGACTGTATTTTTCGGACCACATAAGATCAATCTCCATGCCTTTGGACTCAGTAGCTCCGCGAATGTACAAAATCACTAGAAATACAGCCAACTCAGAAAGAGACTAAGTCCAGTTTTTAGTTTGCAATACTCTTCTAGCTTCAATTTCAGTGCACTTTCGAATTCGATATAGAATACCATTATCAATTATAAGACGCCATTAACTCGAGGCTACACCGCCGACTACGTATCGTTTAGCATAAGGAGACGGACCGCGTACGCCTCTTATAACGTTTAGTTCAGCAATTCTACCTCCATTAGCATTGTTAATTTCAACTATTTACTTTCCACTGTGTGCCAACAAGTTTATTTAAAGAACCTTCCAGTTTGCGGTTCGTTTTAGCAGCTACTTTTGACTGTATTTCAACTATGTATGAGTCCGACGAGTTTCTTTTGAAGGCCCAGTGCCGTTGTCTGTGACAGATATACGCTTTCTTTAGGAGCCTTGGCTTGTAGATTACTTATctgaaataaacataaaataagatAATTTTTGTGAATAGCACGTGTGTGAAAAAGTTAATAAAAGTGGTTTGACAGCCAAATTGCTTTTGTATAATACTTGCCTTCAACTGAGTGCTGTACTTGTTCTGGAACACAATCTTCAAGCTCGTTGTCGGATGATTCACTAGATGAGCATGCCAATGGATCAAATAAATCGCCGTCAGAGATATCAGACAGAGGATCCCCATCTGATTGATCACTGGAAATGTCGATCAGAGCAGCAACAATCTCTTTGGGTAAATCAAGCTGGCGTGCCATATTTAGATACTACTGAAAGCGCACAAATAAATATTGCACCTTGCAAACACTTGAAATGTCCTAAGTGCACTAGACAGACTGGTTGCGCGGGTGTTGGGAGAGCATACACAGCGACCAAGCTAGTCGAAACGTGTAGGCTAGTTGTTTGGACCTGCGAATATTGCAGTGCTGCCAGACTTGCAAAAGCACTCCGTCACTCGTTGACAGCAGGGATACCATCCATCACAACGTATTTTGCCTTTTGGACAAAAATGTCCCATATGGCGGTTCTAGgttggaaatgattttttaaatgtaccatATGGGATACACATTTTTACTGGGCACATTCGAAAgatcgttaaaaataaataaaagtcagAAAATTTCAATAGGGTGTCACAACGCCAAGCGGAAATACACAGTTTTTTCGAGTGCGATGGGACAAACAAGTCCCATCGGCGTTTCTAGTGTTACATGAATGGTTTTTTGTTACGGTCTTAGGTTTTTCGCCCGGACCCCCATATGCTAGGCGCCACTCCAGGCTGCTTATTCTACCCTATGGATAGACCCTGGTGGCAAATTAACACGTTCACTGCCACGCTTATTTTAGTCGTGTTTACCTGCAGGACAAACTGTTTCTTCATACAATATCGCTCGCTATCACCGAGGAGCCACACGTGAAGCTTTTCACACCGAACGAACGGTTTTTCGAGCGGCTGGAGCTTTCCGTGTGTCATCACTGCCTTCGCACTTTCTTTGTCTTTCTTTAATAAATTAAtggttttattgtttatttctattggcgttattataaaatatactaagttttttaggccaggtacctggcccgtcggcaGTCTCTGGTTCCCCTACCGCATTTTTGATGGTTCCATGTCGTCCCGTTATGGTTTCAATTGTATCGGCAATTGCAGAACGGTAAGGGGGTTTAAAATACGTATTGCGGGACCATCGATAAGATACGAAGTAAGCTGACCGTCTCCCTGTTCGACCAGAGCCAGATCTTGGCGCACAGGATATCTCCCTttgacccccccccccccccccccccccttcccccccccccccccccccccccaccaaaacaaaacctcaCTCGTGAAAGCTTTCTCACCATAGTGAAAGAGTGGCCTTTTAGCTGGCCCCATTTTGGGTTTTCCTTCAAGCCTTGTAGGAATTGGCAAAGCTTCGGAAAAAACTCGGAGCGTAAGCTTAGGCAAGCCACGCCCCGCGATTGCATCGCTTTGACTTCTGCGTTGGTGGTCGTGCACCCGTGGCTCGGTCACCGTTCGCGCCTCTTTTCTGTCTcatcctttctttctttccgtaGCCAGCTTGACTTCCTGAATCTATCGCATGGGCTTCTGCTTTGGTGATGGTTGTGTCCCTACTGTTCTGTCGCCGTTTGCGCCTTTACTCTGATCTCTCATTTCTTTCTCTCCTGAGGCAGCATGTTAACTCTATCGCGCCGCACATAGGCGCGTTTCTCTTTGCTTTGCTCTCTACCAATTCGCTCCCTCCCTTCTTGTCGTGTATCTCTCTCCTCCCCCATGCACCAACTCCCTGACCCCTCGTCTTACAAGCGCTCTTCCTCCACGACTTTGATCATAtggcagggatgtcaaacatgcggcccgcggcccacatgcggcccgcaagaacattgggtgtggcccgcgacccctttgaaacattacatcgaatgtttggatccttgagtattggcttatagcaaatagcaaaatatttaatgtaaattttttcacgaactgccaattgcaagagaactgaacgaatgtcaatttaaacaatttcaataagaaagtgatatgcaactttgcagcaaagattttacacagatttttctagacaagtggataaatagtgttaacagaaaacaaacgtgttgaactacaagaccattccaaacaaaataacaaatgcggagcaataagttagctattgtaattataCTAACTTCTCTAAAATCTAAATTCTCTCTCTCTAAATATCTCTAAATTATATGTAACTTCtctaaaatcattaacaaacTACACAAcagtgttgaactgcaacatatatttcaataaacttgagttgaattcgttaaaatttgaaaaacgattgagcaacaaaccctctcttttactcaaaatttgtaaattttataagaagtaatataatatgaaaaaatgtgaaaatgtaaaacattctTGACCacaaataaaaccacattgataagaacatattttcatcactccaatcaattatagggtttggcccgcgagcctatATTGAgagaaaatgcggcccgcgaacctattttgggaggaaatgcggcccgcaaggtgaaacgagtttgacatcactgtcATGTGGTTTGGTACTGTACCGGTGTACCGTTCGCGCTCCTCTACTCCCACATTTGTACGGTATCtagtagtgttggcagaatcgggactcggaagattctaaagattcgaatcccatttgacggattcttaagattcgaatcccatttgacggattccaaagatttgattcgattgggaCTCGAaacagatttgattggtttgggattcgaatcagatttgatttgtttgggattcgaatctgttttgatttgtttgggattcgaatctgatttgatttgtttaggacTCGAAtctattttgatttgtttgggactcgaatcttatttgatttgtttgggactcgaatcaaatttgatttgtttgggacttgaTTCGATAAATTGTACTGAGTTTTTCGCGCGCTGTATCTTAGGACTCGAGCACGTGTGTGTCGCAGAATAacgtgaataaaaaaaatgagggaaaattatttgaacatttttgttttaaaaaattaattcaaaacaaGCAAATATGTTTATCTTTTAAGCACATGCATTATTAACTCCTTTTCTTCAGGGagtgttctttttatttttctattttctattttctattttctttagtTGCTACtatctaataaaaacaaaaattctcaaaattcTCCCTACCGTACACAGAGGTCTCGACAAGTCGGGGTGTCCgaattaaatattaattaattaataacaTGACAGCAATAAACATGCATTTcgtttttaaagttgtttttcaatataaaaagtctgtttttaatttctatttatttttgatttatttatcgttttacctttttttattttggtaaaCAGTGATGTTTCCTTGGAGGCCATGGCTataatttttgatagccagatCGTTCTATGAAAAATGGTACCGGATTCCAATCTATGGAAAATGGCTTGGCCTGCAGGGAAGTACGACCTAAATAAGGGTGGGAGGCAGCATTGTTATGTGTCTGATGTTGCATGTTTTCCTCTTATATATTAAATATGGAACGATTCAagtgtttctctttcttcttcattttgtCCTCCTGTACCGTTTATCATATTTTGGCATCTGCAAAACGAAGGTTGTTTGCGatctaaattatttcaaaatttatataaaGTCAAACCAAGGAAAGCAATCGATTTTCCAGTTATCATATTAAGCATTACGTTGGGCACGTGGGACCAGCAGCGTTCTTTCCCGTATGCCGGCATCAGTCCGCTCGAACCGACAGAGCCCGTTAGGTAGGCCGTCGTTTCTACGATTCCCCGGCAGAACGGAAACCAGTGCAACTTGCGCATGATGAAAAATTCACTGTACATTATTGTTGAGCATCTACATAGAGCAGAGTGTTGGAAAAACGCATCATTTTCATCGTAACAGGTCAACAGTTTCAGGGAAGAATTAATTGGTTTAAGCCAGGGGTCTCCAAAcgacggcccgcgggccgtatgCGGCCGGAATTGTCCAACTGACAGAATTTGAATACTCGGTAGCAAACGATGTACGCTTCAAAACCTTCATGGAAAAAGCTGTTTGAATTCCGTTCAAAGCGCTTTCGCTCCGTTTCCGGAGCATTAGAATTCATCCGAATATGAAGCAGCGTTCTATGTAAAAACGAATTCGTTGCTTCCAGTTCAAGAACGGGTAGTATAAATATaagtgaaaaattgaagatCAATTTTAGTTTCGAAGTCGATTCCACCTGAAGAGGTTGTGTTGATACATTTCGTCAAATACTACCCGTCAaataaaagtgtttcaaatcaAGTAAAATCTCATATTTgaatattgaaacaaacagtttTGGTCCTGTCACTTGGCACCGGTGGTTGTATTCGCGCATCGCTCCTGCTTTAATCATTAATTTCGACGTGATCTTCTCACCACCGCTGTATCGTTTTTGTACCAGTGTTTTCTTACCGTACTGCCAAGCTTTTTCGATCGTCGAAGGGCGTTTTGGCTCCTGTTTTGCTGTGCTTTCGCTCGTTTGTTTACCGGTGTTACTGCGTTTGGCGCCATCGTTCCCATCCCCGTCAAAGATGTCGTGCGCGTCGTGCCTCCATCCCACTGCGGACGAGCAAGTTGTGTGCAGTGGTTACTGCGATGGTGTTTTCCATCTTACCTGTGCCGGGCTGTCCCGTGAGGCAACTAAGGAACTGGGGAAAAACCCCCAGCTTGGCTGGTTTTGTTCCGAATGCACCGAGTTCCGTAGCAGCAACAAGAAAGGACTGGTGGGTGAGCTAGGCGTGCTGCTGAGCAAGCAGAAGGATGAACTTCTCACTAAGCTGAACGGCTCATTTCTCTCACTACTGAACAACATTCGAGCTGAGTTCACCAAAAATGCTGAGATGCTGGTGGAGGCCACCGCCAAGCAGGCACTGATGAGGCTAGCGAATTCTCGCTCCCTTAACACACCAACGCGCAATGCACTTTCCGCACCACTACACGGCCACACACCTGTTCTCACCGATAGCGCTCCAAAACGCCGCTTGATCGACCGGTCGCCGCCCGTTGCCACACCGGCCCCACCATCGATGGCTCTCGGCACCGCCATTCCACCGCCCAATATCCGTACCGTCCCGCAGGTGGGACGCACCTGGATATATCTAAGCCGTTTTGCTCCGGACGTGACGGGTGAGGATGTCCGGTCCTTGGTCACGACTCAGGTTGGCACGGATGACGTGATTGTGCGACGTTTGGTACGACATGATCGTGAAGCCTCACGTCCACTTACCTTCGTGTCGTACCGTGTTGGAGTTCCCGCAGAACTGAGTGGGACCGCACTGTTACCAGCCACGTGGCCGCGGGGAATAGCTTTCCGGGAATTTATCGATCGGCCCTCGGTCGCTCCTCAGCCGGTTTGGCGCCCGAGCCAGCACCCATTGCCTCCGCAAGATCGACCGATCAATTCACTTGATGCCGTTGTCCAGCCTCCATCTCCACGGAACGAACTAAACTTCACGGCTAATGTTGTCGCGTAGCTTGTGCAGCCTTCGTCCGGTGTCCCACGTCAACTACGACCCATCACGACTGCGCTTCCTTTGGCTCCTGCTCCGTACCTGCCCGCTGCCACTAACACATTCACTGCTGCCACCGTTACGGACGGACACCGTCACACTTGGCCTCGTCAAGTCGCCCGCCCTTCCGTCCCCGTACGGGTTTATTACCAGAATGTGCGTGGAGTCCGGACGAAACTAGATGACTTACGCTTGGCTATTAAGGAATCTGACTACGACATCATCATCCTGACTGAGACGTGGCTGGAGGACTCAATTCCCTCCACAATGATGTTCGACGACTCTTATGTAGTATTCAGGTGCGATCGCAACCCACACAATAGCGAGCGTACTCGTGGCGGCGGTGTTTTAATTGCGTGTGCTGCATCGTTTCCCGTTATTGCGGTTCTGTTCCCGTTCCCATCGCTGGAGGCTGTGTGGGTGCGTATCCAGCTTAGTGCAGTGTCCATACTTCTGGGCGTTGTATACGTGCCCCCAAACGCACCTTCTGACACGTATGAGTCATTCCACGAATGTATTGGGGTGGCCCTGGAGCGCCTGGCTCCTAACGGTTGTCTCCTGGTGTTTGGGGACTTAAACATGCCGTGGCTTCGCTGGTCAGCTGATTCCGCTTCTTCGTCACTTTGTGTGCCGGCTGCTTTCGGGCCTCGTGACTCTGTATTCATCGACGGCGTGCACCTTAATGGACTGGTGCAACTTTCGGGGGTCGCCAACTCCCGTGGCCGCCAGCTTGACCTCGTCCTCGGTAaccctgctgctgcttcgtTTTGTGGTACCATCATCCCTGCACCTGTGCCGCTGTTACCCGAGGTTTCACACCATCCTGCTCTGGAACTCCCCCTGATGATGAGCCCGCCGGTACCCGTCCCTCGCCCGCCACCTGGACGCCCTCGCGAGTTGGACTTCAGGAAACTGAACCGCGCCCGCTTCAATGAGCTTATCCGGAGCCACGACTGGAGTTTCCTGGAGCAGGACACATCTCTCGATGCAGCCACCGCCAACTTCACGTCCACGATATTGTCCTTCCTGTCTTCCTGCTACCCTATCCgtaaaccccccccccccccccccctcgcccGCTGTGGTCTGACACTCACTTGCGCGCATTGAGGGCAGACCTCAAACGAGCGCTTCGGTCTTACCGGGCGCAGCGGTGTGTCTTCCGTCTGCGTGTTTTTAAATATGCAGCATCCGCATACCGGGCTTACAACCGGTTCCGGTACGGTTGCCACATTGCGCGCATCCAATCGAGGCTCCTTTCGGACCCGCGGTCTTCGGACCCGCGGTTTGTTATCcatcaaaaaaattaactaacaGCATGATAACAATATGTTAACAAGATAAAATCCGCCAGTTGGGATGGGTCAGTAATGGCGGCCCCCGAGTACCCTTTATAGTGATGGTCATCATGCATTGATAAGTCCGCCAGCGCCAttcatttttaacaacatatatttattttctttttcattaattttcgaCACTAATTTACACTATtcttaatattaaaattcacTTAATATCACTACACATACAATAT from Anopheles coustani chromosome 3, idAnoCousDA_361_x.2, whole genome shotgun sequence harbors:
- the LOC131264830 gene encoding uncharacterized protein LOC131264830 translates to MSCASCLHPTADEQVVCSGYCDGVFHLTCAGLSREATKELGKNPQLGWFCSECTEFRSSNKKGLVGELGVLLSKQKDELLTKLNGSFLSLLNNIRAEFTKNAEMLVEATAKQALMRLANSRSLNTPTRNALSAPLHGHTPVLTDSAPKRRLIDRSPPVATPAPPSMALGTAIPPPNIRTVPQVGRTWIYLSRFAPDVTGEDVRSLVTTQVGTDDVIVRRLVRHDREASRPLTFVSYRVGVPAELSGTALLPATWPRGIAFREFIDRPSVAPQPVWRPSQHPLPPQDRPINSLDAVVQPPSPRNELNFTANVVA